A single Tenacibaculum sp. 190524A02b DNA region contains:
- a CDS encoding GntR family transcriptional regulator produces MSIVEVKERIGIPKYRQIISSVENAIVSKDLKKGDKLPSINSIRNKFKLSRDTVLLAYNDLKIRGIIESVPGKGYYVKSESINVTQKIFLLFDELNTFKEDLYNSFLNNLGDNIEVDIFFHHFNYDVFQKLLSDNMGKYNYYVIMPAKLNNIIPVLERLPKDKVYILDQTKEELSEYPAIYQDFEKDIYKGLEGCRHLIKNYKQLIFLFDRDKQPDGLLFGFQNFCKDYGVAGKHISSIKEYEIQEGDAYIIPDDRNLIRIIKKCKECEFRISKEVGIISYNDTLLKEIVEDGITTISTDFKAMGAKLASMLLNKERVQIANSNNLILRKSL; encoded by the coding sequence ATGAGTATAGTAGAAGTAAAGGAGCGAATAGGAATTCCAAAGTATAGACAGATAATTTCTTCTGTAGAAAACGCTATAGTTTCAAAGGACTTAAAGAAGGGAGATAAGCTGCCTTCAATAAATAGCATAAGGAATAAGTTTAAGTTATCAAGAGATACAGTATTGTTGGCTTATAATGATTTGAAAATTAGGGGTATTATAGAGTCGGTTCCAGGTAAAGGATATTATGTAAAGAGTGAAAGTATTAATGTTACTCAAAAGATCTTCTTGCTTTTTGATGAATTAAATACGTTTAAGGAAGATTTATATAATTCATTTTTAAATAATTTGGGAGATAATATAGAGGTAGATATTTTCTTTCATCATTTTAATTATGATGTTTTTCAAAAACTGCTTTCAGATAATATGGGCAAGTACAATTATTATGTAATTATGCCAGCAAAATTGAATAATATAATACCTGTTTTAGAAAGATTACCTAAGGATAAAGTTTATATTTTAGACCAGACAAAAGAAGAGTTATCTGAATACCCCGCTATATATCAGGATTTTGAAAAAGATATTTATAAAGGGTTAGAAGGGTGTAGGCATTTGATAAAAAATTATAAGCAATTAATTTTTCTTTTTGATAGAGATAAACAACCAGATGGCTTATTGTTTGGGTTCCAAAATTTTTGTAAAGATTATGGGGTTGCAGGAAAGCACATCAGTAGTATAAAAGAATACGAAATTCAAGAAGGAGATGCGTATATTATTCCTGATGATAGGAACTTAATACGGATTATAAAAAAATGTAAGGAATGTGAGTTTAGAATTTCAAAAGAGGTAGGAATTATATCATATAATGATACACTTTTAAAAGAAATTGTAGAAGATGGAATAACAACTATATCAACAGATTTTAAGGCTATGGGGGCCAAGTTGGCATCAATGCTACTGAATAAAGAAAGGGTTCAAATAGCCAATTCAAATAATTTAATACTTAGAAAATCTTTATAA
- a CDS encoding aldose 1-epimerase, producing MEEKKNSNCLVSLRKGGSQAFISLENGGSLTRLFLKQKEIIKDFSAKHPYVNSFASAILFPFANRVFKGEYMYKKEKYTLKTNHEINAIHGLIYDKKFVVDERYNNVKSQSVRLKYINEERIKGFPFRYSVMLTYILYDGSISLEVEVKNIDEKPFPFTIGWHPYFYTYNKVDTMLTFKGENEVIHNDYMIPIEFKKIDKVQNFSIGSQKLDNCYALQNGETSLITPEYAIDIKSSHDNNYIQVYTPDLDNYIAVEPLTGIADSFNNKVGLQELNPEEIFTIKWTIELQDA from the coding sequence TTGGAAGAAAAAAAGAATTCTAACTGTTTAGTTTCTTTAAGAAAGGGCGGATCACAGGCTTTTATATCTTTAGAAAATGGAGGTAGTTTAACAAGATTGTTTCTCAAGCAAAAAGAAATTATAAAAGACTTTTCAGCAAAACATCCATATGTAAATTCATTTGCCTCAGCAATATTATTTCCTTTTGCAAATAGAGTTTTTAAAGGAGAATATATGTATAAGAAAGAAAAGTATACATTAAAAACAAATCATGAAATAAACGCAATACACGGGTTAATTTATGATAAGAAGTTTGTTGTTGATGAAAGATATAATAATGTTAAGAGTCAGAGCGTGAGGTTGAAATATATAAATGAGGAGAGGATAAAAGGTTTTCCTTTTAGGTATAGTGTTATGTTAACATATATTTTATATGATGGTAGTATTTCATTAGAAGTGGAAGTTAAGAATATAGATGAAAAACCATTTCCGTTTACAATAGGTTGGCATCCTTATTTTTATACATACAATAAAGTAGATACGATGTTAACTTTTAAAGGGGAAAATGAAGTTATACATAATGATTATATGATTCCTATTGAATTTAAGAAAATAGATAAAGTTCAGAATTTTTCTATAGGTAGTCAAAAGTTAGACAATTGTTATGCTCTTCAAAATGGAGAAACATCTTTAATAACTCCAGAATATGCCATTGATATAAAATCATCTCATGATAACAATTACATACAAGTGTATACACCTGATTTAGATAATTATATTGCGGTTGAACCATTGACAGGTATTGCGGATAGTTTTAATAATAAAGTTGGTTTACAAGAATTAAACCCTGAAGAAATTTTTACCATTAAATGGACAATTGAATTACAAGATGCATAA
- a CDS encoding aminotransferase class III-fold pyridoxal phosphate-dependent enzyme — MVYQDIKITAKQAEEILLDTFNIKGTASELPGEIDFNFRINIKGNDTYVLKISRPDEDVSYLDFQQKLLQYVAENGEDVLAPKVILDKEGNTIATIKDEQGNERKVRLLTWISGRVWSSVNPQLNDLRYSLGQQCGKLTKALQGFDHEVAERTFEWDVAQALWTKNHLDLFEGDKKEIIITFQNQFESNLKSYKSLRKAVVHNDANDNNVIVSEAFINPEVKGAIDYGDAVYTQIINDVAIASAYTIMGHNDPLEAALPIVKGYHEEFPLAEEELKHLYNAIAMRLVISVTKSAINKVKEPDNKYLLISEKPAWELLKKWTKISSEFAEYSFREACGFEAHPKQLAFEKWSKNQEVKLIDVFPSIQKETVYPIDLSVESTWLGHKTEFSDLDIFQFKINQLQKEEPNKIIAGGYLEARSLYNSKEYETQGNYGRESRTIHLGIDFWLPEETPVHVPFDGVITTIANNNRFKEYGGLLIIKHETEAFDFYTLYGHLSLASLEGKKVGDSVKKGNCIGYLGSRKENGSWVPHLHFQIMLSMLNYENDFAGVAFHNEVAVWKSICPDPNLLFKSEELTNIQRKTNEDIIKYRKKHLGKSLSLQYKVPIKMVRGEGVYLIDQFGNKYIDTVNNVAHVGHEHPKVVKAGQQQMALLNTNSRYLHENINQLAKELIETLPPELNVLHFVNSGSEANELAIRMVKANTRERDIIASEVGYHGNANMCIDISSYKFDGKGGTGVPEHTHIIPLPDTFRGKYTNEDAAERYAEEVLIQIQNIKSKGRKVGAFIIEPIISCGGQVELPDGFLVKAYEYIRKEGGLCISDEVQTGCGRMGKTFWGFQLHDVVPDIVTIGKPLGNGHPLAAVACTQEVADKFANGMEYFNTFGGNPVSCAVGTAVLQTVKDEKLKENAQEVGNYLKEELKKLAQDYPIIGDVRGQGLFLGFELVTATKKPLTKKASYLANRMKDHKILMSTDGVDNNVLKIKPPIVFSKENADELLFYLRKIFKEDFMEAIGA, encoded by the coding sequence ATGGTATATCAAGATATTAAAATAACTGCTAAACAAGCAGAAGAAATACTGCTAGATACTTTTAATATAAAAGGAACAGCGAGTGAATTGCCAGGAGAAATTGATTTTAATTTTAGAATTAATATAAAAGGAAATGATACCTATGTTCTTAAAATATCTAGACCAGATGAAGATGTTAGTTATCTGGACTTTCAACAGAAGTTATTACAATATGTAGCAGAAAATGGAGAAGATGTTTTGGCTCCTAAAGTAATTTTAGATAAAGAAGGGAACACAATAGCTACAATTAAAGATGAACAAGGAAATGAGAGAAAAGTACGTTTGTTAACTTGGATATCAGGTAGGGTTTGGTCATCAGTAAATCCACAACTTAATGATTTACGTTACAGCTTAGGACAACAATGTGGTAAATTAACAAAAGCACTACAAGGCTTTGATCATGAAGTTGCAGAAAGAACTTTTGAATGGGATGTTGCACAAGCATTATGGACTAAGAATCATTTAGATTTATTTGAAGGAGATAAAAAAGAAATAATAATTACTTTTCAAAACCAATTTGAAAGCAACTTAAAAAGTTATAAGAGTCTAAGAAAAGCAGTAGTACATAATGACGCAAATGATAACAATGTAATTGTTTCAGAAGCATTTATAAATCCTGAGGTAAAAGGCGCTATTGATTATGGAGATGCAGTATATACGCAAATAATTAATGATGTAGCCATTGCTAGTGCTTATACTATTATGGGACATAATGATCCATTAGAAGCTGCTTTGCCTATTGTTAAAGGATATCACGAAGAATTTCCTTTAGCGGAAGAGGAATTAAAACATTTATACAATGCAATAGCTATGCGCTTAGTAATCTCTGTTACTAAATCGGCTATTAATAAAGTAAAAGAACCAGATAATAAGTACCTGTTAATCTCTGAAAAACCAGCATGGGAGTTATTGAAAAAGTGGACTAAAATATCTTCTGAATTTGCGGAATATTCTTTTAGAGAAGCGTGCGGATTTGAAGCACATCCTAAACAACTAGCTTTTGAGAAATGGAGCAAAAATCAAGAAGTTAAATTAATCGATGTTTTTCCTAGTATACAAAAAGAAACTGTATACCCAATAGATTTAAGTGTAGAAAGTACTTGGCTAGGCCATAAAACTGAATTTTCAGATTTAGACATATTTCAATTTAAAATAAACCAATTACAAAAGGAAGAGCCTAATAAAATAATTGCAGGCGGTTATTTAGAGGCTAGAAGTTTGTATAATTCTAAAGAGTATGAAACTCAGGGGAACTATGGCCGTGAATCAAGAACAATTCATTTAGGTATTGATTTTTGGTTGCCTGAGGAAACACCAGTACATGTTCCGTTTGATGGCGTTATAACCACAATAGCTAATAATAACAGGTTCAAAGAGTATGGAGGATTGTTAATTATCAAACATGAAACAGAAGCATTTGATTTTTATACATTATATGGACACTTGTCATTAGCTAGTTTAGAAGGTAAAAAAGTAGGAGATAGCGTTAAAAAAGGAAACTGTATAGGTTATTTAGGGAGTAGAAAAGAAAATGGAAGTTGGGTGCCGCATTTACATTTTCAAATAATGTTATCTATGTTGAATTATGAAAATGACTTTGCAGGAGTAGCCTTTCATAATGAAGTAGCTGTTTGGAAGAGTATATGTCCAGATCCAAACTTACTTTTTAAGTCTGAAGAATTAACAAACATACAGCGAAAAACCAATGAAGATATAATTAAATACCGAAAAAAACACCTAGGGAAAAGTTTAAGCTTACAGTACAAAGTACCTATAAAAATGGTACGCGGTGAAGGGGTGTATTTAATAGATCAATTTGGAAATAAATATATAGATACCGTAAACAATGTAGCGCATGTAGGTCATGAGCATCCAAAAGTTGTTAAAGCTGGTCAACAACAAATGGCATTGTTAAATACGAATTCACGTTATTTACATGAAAACATTAATCAACTAGCAAAAGAGTTAATAGAAACGTTGCCTCCAGAATTGAATGTTTTACATTTTGTCAATTCAGGTTCTGAAGCCAATGAATTAGCTATTCGAATGGTGAAGGCAAATACTAGAGAAAGAGATATTATAGCTTCTGAAGTAGGTTATCATGGGAATGCTAATATGTGTATTGATATTTCTTCTTATAAGTTTGATGGAAAAGGAGGAACAGGTGTGCCAGAACACACGCATATTATTCCACTGCCAGATACGTTTAGAGGAAAATACACAAATGAAGATGCAGCTGAACGATATGCTGAAGAAGTATTAATACAAATTCAAAACATCAAATCAAAAGGAAGAAAGGTAGGAGCATTTATTATAGAACCTATTATCTCTTGTGGCGGTCAAGTTGAATTACCTGATGGCTTTTTAGTCAAAGCTTATGAATATATAAGAAAAGAAGGCGGGCTTTGTATTTCAGATGAGGTACAAACTGGATGTGGAAGAATGGGGAAAACTTTTTGGGGATTCCAGTTGCATGATGTTGTTCCTGATATTGTAACAATAGGAAAACCATTAGGAAACGGACATCCTTTGGCAGCTGTAGCTTGTACACAGGAAGTAGCAGATAAATTTGCTAACGGAATGGAATACTTTAATACGTTTGGAGGAAACCCTGTTTCATGTGCTGTAGGAACTGCTGTTTTACAAACAGTAAAAGACGAAAAATTAAAAGAAAATGCACAGGAGGTAGGAAATTATCTAAAAGAAGAGCTAAAAAAGCTAGCACAAGATTATCCAATTATAGGAGATGTTCGTGGACAAGGGTTGTTTTTAGGTTTTGAGTTGGTTACAGCTACTAAAAAGCCATTGACAAAAAAAGCTTCTTATTTAGCCAATAGAATGAAAGATCATAAAATATTGATGAGTACAGACGGTGTGGATAATAATGTACTAAAAATAAAACCACCAATAGTGTTTTCTAAGGAAAACGCAGATGAGTTGTTATTCTATTTAAGAAAAATATTCAAAGAGGATTTTATGGAGGCAATTGGAGCCTAA
- a CDS encoding amidohydrolase family protein, whose product MKHTTYTLLLFLITTISLAQKEKKEKWDVNNPYKNWGYNTFTLDTDEGTWMNLDVSPDGKTIVFDLLGDIYTLPISGGKAKVLRKNLAYEVQPRFSPDGNYISFTSDAEGGNNIWIMTADGKEAKSLTKEKYRLLNNAVWTPDGKSIIARKHFTSTRSVGAGEMWQYHLSNSGGVQLTKRKNDQQDVNDPSISPDGKYLYYAEDMYPGGYFQYNKDPNKQIYVIKQYNLENGKTEQVTGGAGGAARPVVSKNGKLLAFIKRIREKTVLYIHNLETGEETPVYDNLSKDQQEAWAVFGVYPHFSWLPNNKELVIWSGGKILKINIENQKITNIPFTVKEELKLAKTHRIEKKVNAPEFTSKMIRDVQTSPDGKIVVFTALGHIYKKILPNGKPQRITSLTDFESEAQFSKDGKQLVFVTWSDESLGAVYTCNINGGNLKKITKQKGIYRTPSFSNAGDKIVYKKEKGNGDQGFDYDKNTGIYIVDLITNNHQKISKEGNYPVFAKNDKRVFYQTGGYFFGKLTKHFKSVNLYGYDKQSHIKSKHANRFVVSPDNKHIAFIHLHKVYVAPLLLNGKELNLDNKSKSVKVESLSRKAGINLHWSTSNKVHWTLGDTYFSKHLYNTFTPFSESILKSNSEENSIKIGLKVKSDLPQGRIAFTNARIITMEGNQVIENGTIIIHKNKIEQIGKTSEVTIPENAKVYNISGKTIMPGIVDVHAHVGAFREGLSTQKHWQFYANLAFGVTTSHDPSVNTTTAFTLAELQKSGLTVGPRMFSTGFILYGAEGDFKAPINNLADAKFAIERTKAFGAHSVKSYNQPRREQRQQVMQAAKELEVNVVPEGGSNFFANMSMLFDGHTGIEHNIPIATLYKDVKTLWKNGKTGYTPTLVVSYGSVSGEYYWYQKTNVWENKTLLKYTPRYVVDSRARHRIMIPDEEYENGHILVSKSVNALAKEGVKINLGAHGQLQGLGAHWELWMLQQGGMSNHEALKAATINGAYYIGVDKELGSLKEGKLADLIVLDKNPLEDIKNSNSVKYTMVNGRLYDVQTMNEIGNRNLKRTKFYWENNQFNQNVPLNYQTNSFLHATCSCHE is encoded by the coding sequence ATGAAACATACTACATACACACTATTATTATTTTTAATTACCACTATTTCTTTAGCTCAAAAAGAGAAAAAAGAAAAATGGGATGTAAACAATCCATATAAAAATTGGGGGTATAATACATTTACTTTAGATACAGATGAAGGAACTTGGATGAATTTAGATGTAAGCCCTGATGGAAAAACAATTGTTTTTGATTTATTAGGCGACATTTATACGCTTCCTATATCAGGAGGAAAAGCGAAAGTATTACGAAAAAACCTAGCTTATGAAGTACAACCAAGGTTCAGTCCTGATGGAAACTATATTTCCTTTACAAGTGATGCAGAAGGAGGAAATAATATATGGATAATGACTGCTGATGGAAAAGAAGCAAAATCTTTAACTAAAGAAAAATACCGATTATTAAATAATGCTGTTTGGACACCAGATGGTAAATCAATTATTGCTAGAAAACACTTTACATCAACAAGATCAGTTGGAGCAGGAGAAATGTGGCAATATCATTTGTCAAACTCTGGAGGAGTACAGTTAACAAAACGTAAAAATGATCAGCAGGATGTTAATGATCCAAGTATATCACCAGATGGAAAGTATTTGTATTATGCTGAAGATATGTATCCAGGAGGGTATTTTCAATACAATAAAGACCCTAACAAACAAATTTATGTAATAAAGCAATACAACCTTGAAAATGGTAAAACAGAACAAGTAACAGGAGGGGCAGGAGGCGCTGCAAGACCAGTAGTGTCAAAGAATGGTAAACTATTAGCTTTTATCAAGAGAATAAGAGAAAAAACAGTATTATATATCCATAATTTAGAAACAGGAGAAGAAACACCTGTCTATGATAACTTAAGTAAGGATCAACAAGAAGCGTGGGCTGTATTTGGAGTATATCCGCATTTTTCATGGCTGCCTAATAATAAAGAATTGGTTATTTGGAGTGGAGGAAAAATACTTAAAATAAATATTGAAAATCAAAAAATAACTAATATTCCTTTTACAGTTAAAGAAGAATTGAAGTTAGCTAAAACACATAGAATAGAAAAAAAGGTAAATGCACCAGAGTTTACTAGTAAAATGATTCGCGATGTACAAACTTCACCAGATGGAAAAATAGTTGTTTTTACTGCATTAGGACACATTTATAAAAAGATTTTACCTAATGGGAAACCACAGCGAATTACTTCACTAACTGATTTTGAAAGTGAAGCACAATTTTCAAAAGATGGAAAACAATTGGTATTTGTTACTTGGAGTGATGAAAGTTTAGGTGCTGTTTATACCTGTAATATAAATGGAGGTAACCTTAAAAAAATAACCAAACAAAAAGGAATTTATCGAACACCTTCTTTTTCTAATGCTGGAGATAAAATTGTATATAAAAAAGAAAAAGGTAATGGAGATCAGGGGTTTGATTATGATAAAAACACAGGTATTTATATAGTTGATTTAATAACCAATAATCACCAAAAAATAAGTAAAGAAGGAAACTATCCAGTATTTGCAAAAAATGATAAACGTGTATTTTATCAAACAGGAGGGTATTTCTTTGGTAAATTAACAAAGCACTTTAAAAGTGTGAATTTGTATGGGTATGACAAACAAAGTCATATAAAATCAAAACATGCAAATCGTTTTGTAGTAAGTCCAGATAATAAACACATTGCTTTTATTCATTTACACAAAGTATATGTTGCTCCGTTATTATTAAACGGAAAAGAATTGAATTTAGATAATAAATCAAAATCGGTAAAAGTAGAATCTTTGTCTAGAAAAGCGGGTATAAATCTACATTGGTCAACATCAAATAAAGTTCATTGGACTTTAGGCGATACCTATTTTAGTAAACATTTGTACAATACATTCACCCCATTTTCTGAATCAATTTTAAAAAGTAACTCAGAGGAAAATTCTATCAAAATAGGGTTAAAGGTAAAAAGTGATCTTCCACAAGGACGAATTGCATTTACTAATGCAAGAATAATTACCATGGAAGGAAACCAAGTCATAGAAAATGGAACAATTATTATTCATAAAAATAAAATAGAACAAATAGGAAAAACATCAGAAGTAACTATTCCTGAAAATGCTAAAGTATATAACATTTCAGGAAAAACCATAATGCCAGGTATTGTAGACGTTCATGCTCATGTTGGTGCTTTTAGAGAAGGGTTGAGCACCCAAAAACATTGGCAATTTTATGCAAACCTGGCTTTTGGGGTTACTACTTCACATGATCCATCAGTAAATACAACTACAGCTTTTACATTGGCCGAGCTACAAAAAAGTGGATTAACAGTGGGGCCAAGAATGTTTTCAACAGGGTTTATACTATATGGAGCTGAGGGAGATTTTAAAGCTCCCATCAATAATTTAGCAGATGCGAAATTTGCAATTGAAAGAACCAAAGCCTTTGGTGCACATTCTGTAAAAAGTTATAACCAGCCACGCAGAGAACAACGACAACAAGTAATGCAGGCAGCAAAAGAGTTAGAGGTGAATGTTGTTCCTGAAGGAGGTTCTAATTTCTTCGCAAATATGAGTATGTTATTTGACGGTCATACAGGTATTGAACATAATATTCCTATAGCTACATTATATAAAGATGTAAAAACATTATGGAAAAACGGTAAAACAGGATATACACCTACATTAGTGGTAAGTTATGGAAGTGTGAGTGGAGAATACTATTGGTATCAAAAAACCAATGTTTGGGAAAACAAAACACTGTTAAAATACACACCAAGATATGTAGTAGATTCAAGAGCAAGACATCGAATAATGATTCCTGATGAGGAGTATGAAAACGGACATATACTTGTGTCAAAAAGTGTAAACGCATTAGCTAAAGAAGGGGTGAAAATTAACTTAGGAGCACATGGACAATTACAAGGGTTAGGCGCACATTGGGAATTGTGGATGTTACAACAAGGGGGAATGAGTAATCATGAAGCCTTAAAAGCTGCTACTATTAATGGCGCATATTATATTGGAGTAGACAAGGAGCTAGGATCTTTAAAAGAAGGAAAGTTAGCAGATTTAATTGTGTTAGATAAAAACCCACTAGAAGATATCAAAAACTCAAATTCGGTGAAGTATACCATGGTAAATGGACGTTTATATGATGTACAAACAATGAATGAAATAGGAAACCGAAACTTAAAAAGAACAAAATTCTATTGGGAAAATAACCAATTTAACCAAAATGTACCACTAAACTATCAAACAAATAGCTTTTTACATGCTACTTGTAGTTGTCACGAGTAA
- a CDS encoding MGH1-like glycoside hydrolase domain-containing protein, translating into MHKKIYILVLFIVLFSCKQNKNEKPKITYKKENYSNLLDYKFSPQEKFDKKGLIFSDQGAWFGYSIPESIGESIGFSGPFLMTQQNGVWLTTSFNALTITKKDNFPIVLQRLKSNGYASHLAQEYANKDIEITQKLVYKNGHTALIETVLKNISNKPIELNLLWSHSPVFADGLSFELKDKEIQINSTKSKAKGYLKFPENVTVQLKGSLDYQANTTVNLKPKEKREYIISQTFIFPEYDWNEELQSIEKAVFNEVLNKRKNEKYQELSALTKYRKKQFQEEKYTEVLAKAKLTLQNNWRIPAGEIKEEGLFPSYHYKWFNGFWSWDSWKHAVGLSYYNTTLAKKQMRLMFDFQMEDGFIVDCVFRDTLIEKHNYRDTKPPLSVWAVAKIFERDNDISFVKEMYPKLKKYHEWWYLKRDHDKDGLCEYGSTDGSLVAAKWESGMDNAIRFDSAQMLKNQEGAYSMNQESVDLNAYLYAEKMYLATLAKSIGKVFDATKLEEEATLLKIKIQEQFFDEEDGWFYDTNLEGNNFIKGEGSEGWTALWAKVATQNQAEKVKNKMMNPKKFYTKVPFQTMSADHEKFNPLKGYWRGPNWLDQAYFGVKGLRNYGYNEEANKATLQILEGAEGVLQKGKSIRENYHPITGKGLNAKNFSWSAAHIIMLLMKD; encoded by the coding sequence ATGCATAAAAAAATATACATATTAGTATTATTTATTGTTTTGTTTAGTTGTAAGCAAAACAAAAATGAAAAACCTAAAATTACTTACAAAAAAGAAAATTATTCAAATCTTTTAGATTATAAATTTTCACCCCAAGAAAAATTTGATAAAAAAGGATTGATCTTTTCAGATCAAGGTGCTTGGTTTGGTTATAGTATTCCTGAAAGTATTGGGGAGTCTATAGGGTTTAGTGGACCTTTTTTAATGACACAACAAAACGGGGTTTGGTTAACTACATCATTTAATGCTTTAACAATAACAAAAAAAGATAACTTTCCAATAGTGTTGCAAAGGTTAAAATCAAATGGATATGCAAGTCACTTAGCACAAGAGTATGCCAATAAAGACATTGAAATTACTCAAAAGTTAGTATATAAAAATGGACATACCGCACTTATAGAAACGGTATTAAAAAATATATCTAACAAACCAATTGAATTAAACTTATTATGGAGTCATTCACCCGTTTTTGCAGATGGATTATCTTTTGAGTTAAAAGATAAAGAGATTCAAATAAATTCAACTAAATCAAAAGCAAAAGGATATTTGAAATTTCCTGAAAATGTAACTGTTCAATTAAAAGGTAGTTTAGATTATCAAGCCAATACAACAGTTAATTTAAAACCAAAAGAAAAAAGAGAGTATATAATATCACAAACTTTTATTTTTCCTGAATATGATTGGAACGAAGAATTACAATCTATAGAAAAGGCTGTATTTAATGAGGTTTTAAATAAAAGAAAAAATGAAAAGTACCAAGAGTTATCAGCATTAACTAAGTATAGAAAAAAACAATTTCAGGAAGAGAAATACACAGAAGTTTTAGCAAAAGCAAAACTAACATTACAAAATAATTGGCGTATTCCTGCAGGTGAAATAAAAGAAGAGGGATTATTTCCTAGTTATCATTACAAATGGTTTAATGGCTTTTGGTCATGGGATTCATGGAAGCATGCTGTTGGACTGTCTTATTACAATACTACATTAGCTAAGAAACAAATGCGTTTAATGTTTGATTTTCAAATGGAAGATGGTTTTATTGTTGACTGTGTGTTTAGAGATACCTTGATAGAAAAGCATAATTATAGGGATACAAAGCCACCATTATCGGTTTGGGCAGTAGCAAAAATATTTGAGAGAGATAATGACATTTCTTTTGTAAAGGAAATGTATCCAAAACTTAAAAAATATCACGAGTGGTGGTATCTGAAAAGAGATCATGATAAAGATGGTTTATGTGAATATGGTTCAACTGATGGTTCTTTAGTGGCAGCAAAATGGGAAAGCGGTATGGATAATGCCATTAGATTTGATAGTGCTCAGATGTTAAAAAATCAAGAAGGCGCTTATTCAATGAATCAAGAGTCTGTTGATTTAAATGCGTATCTATATGCTGAAAAAATGTATCTAGCTACTTTGGCAAAAAGTATAGGGAAAGTATTTGACGCTACTAAACTAGAAGAGGAAGCAACTTTATTAAAAATAAAGATACAAGAACAGTTTTTTGATGAGGAAGACGGATGGTTTTATGATACAAACCTTGAAGGTAATAATTTTATAAAAGGAGAAGGAAGTGAAGGTTGGACTGCGCTTTGGGCTAAAGTAGCAACTCAAAATCAGGCAGAAAAAGTAAAAAATAAAATGATGAACCCTAAAAAATTCTATACAAAAGTACCTTTTCAAACAATGAGTGCCGATCATGAAAAGTTCAATCCACTAAAGGGATATTGGAGAGGGCCAAATTGGTTAGATCAGGCTTATTTTGGTGTAAAAGGATTACGAAATTATGGATATAATGAAGAAGCAAATAAAGCTACTCTTCAAATTTTAGAAGGAGCTGAAGGTGTATTACAAAAAGGGAAATCCATAAGAGAAAACTATCATCCAATAACAGGAAAAGGTTTAAATGCAAAGAATTTTAGCTGGAGTGCAGCACATATTATAATGCTTTTAATGAAAGATTAA